A single genomic interval of Flavihumibacter rivuli harbors:
- a CDS encoding SusC/RagA family TonB-linked outer membrane protein — protein sequence MKYRFNIKSVHIIIMLLIVLSLASGQYSFAQSTIVSGYVLESGNKPLAGVTVAVKNSQLKTVTNERGFFSIPNQTKQIILEFTMIGFEAMEKVAEPGKEITITLKETSATLKEVVFVGYGSVTKKEITGAVSIVKGNQISNMPVRSAADVLQGKAAGVTVSQSSGSPGAPSVVRVRGIGSINGSTDPLYVVDGLPQNEINFLNPNDIESIAIHKDASVAAIYGARASNGVVIITTKSGSKNEKATISFDSYIGVQSPWREPEMLNAAEFIEYKQKAAINAGAPLQFDFATKERVDSILSFVSKTTGPNGTDWWAGITNNAAPVQNYNLSVSGGGKLASYLSSLAYMNQEGIIKGSEYERISWRNNLNSQVSKNLKISTNLGIIYEKRLAVDENNPFTGTIFSAMAGDPITPVFRNSLVELPGFLAGIMNGYEPNNSFSQYAGFLYSNKRNPIAQIDRLKQGKFDQISVKGGVTAELRLVQGLMLQSRFGFDVYRGFSLGFIPKYSLNAYDNSNFNQVSNSSYNTNYYVFENTLNYTKTYQNLTLNALAGVSAELTKSSQFGASIQGIVNNDEEMRIINAGTVNPSVFGYPSSSAINSYFGRLSLDYAGRYIISGNIRRDGTSRFADAYRWGTFPSVSAAWRFTEEAFIPEFISANINEGKIRISYGVIGNQNIAGGAYLSTFGNSFGRYLFGNESSPVIGGGRIAAGNSVLRWETSKQLDVGLDVTLLKGRLNLVLDYFDKRVDNMLITVPLPTTLGYPNSPYSNAGSMQNIGYEAELTFNNQIGKLKYSVAANISTYRNKVTKLGNGEPIFTTAHLNQILTKTEVGMPIGFYYGYLTNGIFQNEKEVENSPQRDVSTPGDIRFKDINGDDVINANDRTVIGNPWPDFVYGITTNLSYKNFDLSVFLQGSQGNDVMNIMLYDIESGTGFYNAPKDFLKRSWNGEGSTDRFHKISQKQGLNNSVSDYFVEDGSYLRIRNLQFGYNFSTRLLKRISMSQLRLYAGAQNLFTFTKYSGLDPEIGSADPKKTGIDMGFYPQARTITIGINAKF from the coding sequence ATGAAGTATCGCTTCAACATAAAAAGCGTTCACATTATTATCATGTTACTTATTGTGCTTTCATTGGCTTCTGGTCAATATTCATTTGCTCAGAGCACAATTGTAAGTGGATATGTACTAGAGAGCGGGAATAAGCCACTAGCTGGAGTTACAGTAGCCGTAAAGAACAGCCAGCTAAAGACAGTAACAAATGAACGAGGTTTCTTTTCCATTCCTAACCAGACTAAACAAATTATCCTTGAGTTTACTATGATCGGATTTGAGGCGATGGAGAAGGTGGCTGAGCCAGGTAAGGAAATAACCATAACCTTGAAAGAAACTTCTGCTACGTTAAAAGAAGTGGTTTTTGTTGGCTATGGATCGGTAACAAAGAAAGAGATTACTGGTGCTGTATCAATAGTGAAAGGAAATCAGATTAGTAATATGCCTGTACGAAGCGCTGCAGATGTTTTACAGGGAAAGGCGGCAGGTGTAACTGTAAGCCAGAGCAGTGGAAGTCCTGGTGCTCCTTCGGTGGTAAGGGTGCGTGGAATTGGGTCAATAAATGGTAGCACCGATCCTTTGTATGTGGTAGATGGTTTGCCGCAGAATGAAATTAATTTTTTAAATCCAAACGATATTGAATCAATAGCTATTCATAAAGATGCTTCGGTCGCTGCTATTTATGGAGCAAGAGCTTCAAATGGAGTGGTAATCATTACCACTAAATCAGGATCAAAGAATGAGAAAGCAACCATTTCATTTGATAGTTACATAGGTGTACAAAGTCCATGGCGGGAGCCTGAAATGTTAAATGCAGCAGAGTTTATAGAATATAAGCAAAAAGCAGCAATAAATGCTGGCGCTCCTTTACAATTTGATTTCGCTACAAAGGAAAGAGTTGATTCAATATTGAGTTTCGTATCAAAAACAACAGGGCCCAATGGCACTGATTGGTGGGCTGGGATCACCAATAATGCAGCACCTGTGCAAAACTATAATCTTAGTGTAAGTGGAGGTGGGAAGCTTGCTTCCTATTTAAGTAGCCTTGCCTATATGAATCAGGAAGGAATAATAAAGGGCTCAGAATATGAACGGATTTCTTGGCGTAACAATTTAAATTCTCAGGTAAGCAAAAATTTAAAGATCAGTACCAATCTGGGAATTATTTATGAGAAAAGACTTGCTGTTGATGAGAACAATCCTTTTACTGGTACCATTTTTAGTGCGATGGCAGGTGACCCTATAACTCCTGTATTTAGAAACAGCCTTGTAGAGTTACCTGGATTTTTAGCAGGTATAATGAATGGATATGAGCCGAATAATTCATTCTCTCAATATGCCGGTTTTCTTTATTCCAACAAGCGAAACCCTATTGCCCAAATAGACCGTTTAAAACAGGGAAAGTTTGATCAGATATCTGTTAAAGGAGGAGTTACAGCAGAACTACGACTTGTGCAAGGTCTAATGCTACAAAGCCGTTTTGGTTTTGATGTATACAGGGGATTTTCTTTAGGGTTCATTCCAAAGTATTCACTAAATGCATATGATAACAGTAATTTCAACCAGGTTAGTAACAGTTCCTACAACACAAACTATTATGTTTTCGAGAACACACTGAATTACACAAAGACGTATCAAAATTTAACCCTTAATGCTTTGGCAGGTGTTTCAGCTGAACTAACCAAGTCTTCACAGTTTGGTGCTTCTATTCAAGGCATTGTTAACAATGATGAAGAGATGCGAATAATCAATGCTGGGACCGTAAATCCATCAGTTTTTGGCTATCCTTCATCAAGCGCTATCAATTCATATTTTGGAAGGCTAAGTTTGGATTATGCTGGGAGATATATAATTAGTGGAAATATTAGGCGTGATGGTACTTCAAGGTTCGCCGATGCTTATAGATGGGGGACCTTCCCATCAGTATCAGCCGCCTGGCGATTCACAGAAGAAGCCTTCATTCCAGAGTTTATAAGTGCCAATATTAATGAAGGAAAGATTCGGATCAGTTATGGTGTAATAGGTAACCAGAATATAGCAGGAGGCGCTTATTTATCAACCTTTGGCAATTCATTTGGTCGTTATTTGTTCGGTAATGAGTCTTCCCCTGTAATAGGAGGTGGCCGTATAGCTGCGGGTAATTCAGTTTTGCGTTGGGAAACTTCCAAGCAGCTGGATGTAGGTCTGGATGTTACTTTATTAAAGGGTAGACTTAACCTGGTATTGGATTATTTTGACAAAAGGGTAGATAACATGCTGATTACCGTTCCCCTGCCAACTACATTAGGCTATCCAAATTCGCCATATTCTAATGCCGGCAGTATGCAAAACATAGGTTACGAAGCTGAGCTGACATTTAACAATCAAATTGGAAAGCTCAAGTACAGCGTTGCCGCTAATATTTCTACATATCGTAACAAAGTAACAAAGCTTGGTAATGGGGAGCCAATATTTACAACCGCCCACCTAAATCAAATTTTGACGAAAACAGAAGTGGGTATGCCCATCGGTTTTTATTATGGTTATCTGACTAATGGGATTTTCCAAAATGAGAAAGAGGTAGAGAATAGTCCGCAAAGGGATGTGTCTACACCTGGAGACATTAGATTCAAGGATATAAATGGAGATGATGTAATCAATGCCAATGACCGTACGGTTATTGGTAATCCTTGGCCTGACTTTGTCTATGGAATTACTACGAATTTATCTTACAAGAACTTTGATTTAAGTGTTTTTTTGCAAGGTTCCCAGGGTAATGATGTTATGAATATTATGCTTTATGATATTGAGTCCGGAACCGGTTTTTATAATGCACCTAAGGACTTCCTTAAACGGTCATGGAACGGAGAAGGAAGTACCGATCGATTTCATAAGATTTCTCAAAAACAAGGACTCAATAATAGTGTATCAGATTATTTCGTAGAAGATGGTTCCTACTTAAGGATTAGGAACCTGCAGTTTGGATACAACTTTTCAACCAGATTATTAAAGAGAATTTCTATGAGCCAGCTTAGATTGTATGCTGGGGCTCAAAACTTATTTACGTTCACCAAATATTCCGGACTGGACCCTGAGATCGGTTCTGCAGATCCTAAAAAAACAGGTATCGATATGGGCTTTTATCCTCAGGCCAGGACTATTACTATTGGTATTAATGCAAAATTTTAA
- a CDS encoding RagB/SusD family nutrient uptake outer membrane protein, translating to MKNIPLLIVFAVMFLISSCSKDFLEHPPRGVQTEENFYKSPDAAFKSLVYCYQVFNDFYGYEAPRADLGNMATDDSDKGGSDAGDRPFVTDLGFGRALSSNSSLQSFWTACYLGIGRCNLALDNLPKNELVDAQGYKLDNRIRDQYLSEIRFLRAFWYFDLVRVFGGVPLIETTPTVEYSNKLKRSSDKEIYDFIIRELALAVNDPSMPSKSSISPGEVGRVTKEAIWAFEARVHLFFAKDNIQLYAKARDAAKKVIDSKAYSLAADFQDLFLKESYLLPEPVFTIIRGDNRGQAIYGSFIPIYTSPRGPTGAWGFDTPTQDLVNEFEEGDPRLLHTIIESGDVFPRLSGQEVLNFSSYPNTGYHNRKSYLIQARRGPGWGDDAWTFHPIRYADVLLMYAEALLESGGDKAEVAEYINIVRRRASLSSRKDKEAISRIRVIADMPLKMVSPADDLRKAVRHERRVELAMEYQRLYDLIRWNTYVETMNKYSTLPFSNGKGAAHKKGINELFPIPQVEIDRSGGSIIQNPGY from the coding sequence ATGAAAAATATTCCCTTGTTAATAGTGTTTGCAGTGATGTTTTTGATCAGCTCCTGCAGCAAGGATTTTTTGGAACATCCCCCACGTGGCGTACAAACCGAAGAGAATTTTTATAAATCCCCTGATGCTGCTTTCAAATCATTGGTTTATTGCTACCAGGTATTCAATGACTTTTATGGTTATGAGGCGCCTAGGGCGGATCTTGGGAACATGGCAACCGATGATAGCGATAAAGGAGGGTCAGATGCTGGTGATAGGCCTTTTGTAACAGATCTTGGTTTTGGTCGGGCATTATCAAGTAACTCAAGTTTACAGAGCTTTTGGACGGCTTGTTATCTTGGTATCGGTCGTTGCAATCTTGCGCTAGATAATCTGCCTAAGAATGAGCTTGTTGATGCACAGGGATATAAGCTGGATAATAGAATAAGGGATCAATATTTGTCTGAGATTCGCTTCCTCCGGGCATTTTGGTATTTTGATCTTGTGCGTGTTTTTGGTGGTGTTCCCTTAATTGAGACTACGCCAACTGTTGAGTATAGCAACAAATTGAAACGTAGTTCTGATAAAGAAATTTATGATTTTATTATTCGTGAGTTAGCCCTTGCAGTAAATGACCCCAGCATGCCATCTAAAAGTAGTATAAGTCCTGGTGAAGTCGGTCGTGTGACTAAAGAGGCTATCTGGGCTTTTGAGGCTCGTGTCCACCTGTTTTTTGCCAAGGACAATATTCAATTATATGCTAAAGCCAGGGATGCGGCAAAAAAAGTAATTGATTCAAAGGCCTACTCACTCGCTGCCGATTTCCAGGATCTTTTCCTGAAGGAGAGTTACCTTTTGCCTGAGCCAGTTTTTACAATAATCAGGGGTGATAATAGGGGTCAGGCAATATATGGTTCATTTATACCTATATATACTTCTCCCAGGGGACCCACTGGAGCATGGGGCTTTGATACTCCGACACAGGATCTGGTTAATGAGTTTGAAGAGGGGGATCCGCGATTGCTCCATACAATAATTGAGTCTGGCGATGTTTTCCCAAGGTTATCAGGACAAGAAGTGCTTAATTTTTCTTCTTACCCCAATACTGGATACCATAATAGGAAATCATATTTAATACAGGCCAGGAGGGGGCCAGGATGGGGTGATGATGCATGGACATTCCATCCCATTCGTTACGCGGATGTTTTGTTGATGTACGCTGAAGCACTTTTGGAAAGCGGTGGCGATAAAGCTGAAGTGGCCGAGTATATTAATATAGTAAGAAGACGTGCCAGCCTCTCTTCGCGGAAGGATAAGGAAGCGATCAGCCGAATACGTGTTATTGCCGATATGCCATTGAAGATGGTTAGCCCAGCCGATGACCTCCGAAAAGCTGTTAGACATGAAAGGAGAGTGGAACTTGCTATGGAATACCAGCGCTTGTATGATTTGATTCGCTGGAATACCTATGTAGAAACTATGAATAAGTATTCAACTTTGCCATTTTCAAATGGAAAGGGTGCTGCTCACAAAAAGGGCATTAATGAATTGTTCCCAATACCACAGGTAGAGATAGACCGTTCAGGAGGTTCAATTATTCAGAATCCGGGTTATTGA
- a CDS encoding DUF4434 domain-containing protein, translating to MKTRHYYFFYILLFLMNGFASSSAQETGKGDPLSSIDLLLIPPSPVSDHILVDIRTGIKNNSPKKVIVSVSFFLDSIKPSKKLYSTKLEIKGHDVGVAKFNWPTKEQAGSHIIWAEINIGRSKRILQKNLEVISSDTRSSKRIDGSFMGFYHWSEKEGKYWNSDIKEMTDDDWRQMVKAQHQLSMNIIVLQELFRNQEYNGQHNIDKNGYNGSAFYPSSLFGNRMQLAAKDPVEAVLSEADRLGMNVFIAVGMYAWFDFSNGSLKWHKSVANEIWEKYGHHPSFYGWYISEEKDGGLGTDVERQEIVMFFKEFSEHVRKLAPGKPVMLATNSHNLRGAENTYRALLPNLDILCTFGFHRMPSTDLSGEEAALKLQALCDQFGTHFWLDLEIFDFAEENALIPRSIDGLKSDLLRFPLFEKIICYQFPGLLSSPDMRLKPGGSRTIELFLAYKAYIDSLNERDRRYSGK from the coding sequence ATGAAAACCAGACACTATTATTTTTTCTATATACTGCTGTTCCTGATGAATGGCTTCGCATCTTCAAGTGCACAGGAAACTGGAAAAGGAGACCCGCTTAGTTCCATTGATCTTTTATTAATCCCCCCAAGTCCAGTATCTGACCATATATTGGTAGATATCCGTACTGGCATCAAAAATAACAGCCCAAAAAAAGTAATAGTGTCTGTTAGTTTTTTTCTTGATAGCATAAAGCCATCAAAGAAATTGTATTCAACAAAGCTTGAGATTAAAGGTCATGATGTAGGAGTTGCAAAGTTTAATTGGCCAACTAAGGAACAGGCGGGTAGCCATATTATTTGGGCTGAAATTAATATTGGAAGGAGTAAAAGAATTTTACAGAAAAACTTAGAGGTTATTTCTTCCGATACGCGTTCATCTAAACGAATTGATGGCTCCTTTATGGGATTCTATCATTGGAGTGAAAAGGAAGGGAAGTATTGGAATTCAGACATAAAGGAAATGACAGATGATGACTGGCGGCAAATGGTAAAGGCTCAGCATCAGCTATCGATGAATATAATTGTTCTGCAAGAATTGTTTCGTAATCAAGAGTACAATGGCCAGCATAACATTGATAAGAATGGTTATAATGGTTCTGCTTTTTATCCTTCATCACTATTTGGAAATCGTATGCAACTCGCAGCTAAGGATCCCGTTGAGGCGGTTTTATCTGAAGCAGACAGATTAGGGATGAATGTATTTATTGCAGTGGGCATGTATGCTTGGTTTGATTTTTCAAATGGGTCTTTAAAATGGCATAAAAGTGTTGCCAATGAAATATGGGAGAAGTATGGTCATCATCCTTCTTTCTATGGTTGGTATATCAGTGAGGAAAAAGATGGCGGTTTAGGCACTGATGTTGAACGGCAGGAAATTGTCATGTTTTTTAAGGAGTTTTCCGAACACGTAAGAAAGCTTGCCCCAGGTAAGCCTGTAATGTTGGCGACCAATTCCCATAATTTGAGAGGCGCTGAAAATACCTATAGGGCACTATTACCCAACCTTGATATATTATGCACATTTGGTTTCCATAGAATGCCGTCTACTGATCTATCCGGTGAAGAAGCTGCACTAAAGCTGCAAGCTTTGTGTGACCAGTTCGGAACTCATTTCTGGCTTGATCTCGAGATATTTGATTTTGCCGAGGAAAATGCGCTTATTCCGCGTTCAATTGATGGACTTAAAAGTGATTTATTGCGTTTTCCCCTATTTGAGAAGATTATCTGTTACCAATTTCCAGGTTTGTTAAGCAGTCCTGATATGCGCCTGAAGCCTGGTGGTTCAAGAACGATTGAGTTGTTCCTTGCATATAAAGCCTATATCGATTCTTTAAATGAAAGAGATAGGAGATATTCCGGTAAATAA
- a CDS encoding AGE family epimerase/isomerase yields MHIHNLLEFYKNQLLNDVVPFWSKFSLDKENGGFFTCLDNKGKVYDTDKFVWLQCRQVWTYAMLYNQVQKREEWLANALHGAEFLIKYGRDGEGNWYFSLDRSGKPLVQPYNIFSDCFATMAFAQLYKATENTEYRDIAVRTFENILSRRSSPKGHYNKQFPGTRPLKGFSLPMILCNLVLEMESLLNPSTIDSLIAEGIHEVMEVFYNKKYGLILENVLEDGNFSNSFEGRLVNPGHSLEAMWFIMDLAVRRHDMDLIEKAVEISLNTLEFGWDKEHGGIFYFLDIEGNPPQQLEWDQKLWWVHIEAIVCMIKAYSLTGDPRCKEWFIRLHHYSWDRFHDSSFGEWFGYLNRQGEVLINAKGGKWKGFFHVPRGLYQTWKTLNEIETRKHSLTTKFI; encoded by the coding sequence ATGCATATTCATAATTTATTAGAGTTCTATAAAAATCAACTTTTGAATGACGTTGTCCCTTTTTGGAGCAAATTTTCTCTAGATAAGGAGAATGGTGGCTTTTTCACTTGCTTGGACAATAAGGGAAAAGTGTATGATACTGATAAGTTTGTTTGGTTGCAGTGCCGACAAGTATGGACTTATGCTATGCTGTACAATCAGGTTCAAAAGCGGGAAGAATGGTTAGCTAATGCTTTGCATGGTGCTGAATTTTTAATTAAATACGGTAGGGATGGAGAGGGGAATTGGTATTTCTCTCTGGATCGGTCTGGAAAGCCATTAGTTCAACCTTATAATATATTTTCAGACTGCTTTGCAACTATGGCTTTTGCACAGCTTTACAAAGCGACTGAAAATACAGAGTATCGAGACATTGCCGTTAGGACCTTTGAAAATATATTAAGTCGACGTTCAAGTCCCAAGGGGCATTATAACAAGCAATTCCCCGGTACAAGACCTCTAAAGGGATTCTCCCTGCCAATGATTTTATGCAATCTGGTACTTGAAATGGAATCCCTTCTTAATCCTTCTACAATTGACAGTTTGATTGCAGAAGGTATTCATGAAGTGATGGAGGTATTTTATAATAAGAAGTACGGTTTGATTTTGGAAAATGTCCTAGAAGATGGAAACTTTTCCAATTCATTTGAAGGCAGGTTAGTAAATCCTGGACATTCATTGGAAGCTATGTGGTTTATTATGGATCTGGCAGTTCGTAGACATGATATGGATCTTATTGAAAAAGCTGTTGAAATTTCATTGAATACTCTTGAGTTTGGATGGGATAAAGAACATGGTGGAATTTTTTACTTTTTAGACATTGAAGGTAACCCCCCCCAACAGTTGGAATGGGACCAAAAACTTTGGTGGGTCCATATAGAAGCAATTGTGTGCATGATAAAGGCTTATTCCCTTACTGGTGATCCTAGATGCAAAGAGTGGTTTATTCGATTGCATCATTACAGTTGGGATCGTTTTCATGATAGTAGTTTTGGAGAGTGGTTTGGGTATTTAAACCGTCAGGGAGAGGTATTGATTAATGCCAAAGGTGGAAAATGGAAGGGGTTTTTTCATGTCCCAAGGGGGTTATATCAGACATGGAAGACTTTAAATGAAATTGAAACAAGAAAACATTCTCTTACCACAAAATTTATTTGA
- a CDS encoding sugar MFS transporter: MALIGMQDTSLSSNETYNRQSYFPALCSLGVLYFLMGFITCLNDSLVPYFRNRFNLSYADSSLVQFYFFLTYGIVSIPSGRLVSRIGYRTGITLGFCITAAGAILFIPATLLDNYNYFLVALFVMAVGVVLLQVTANPYAAILGPAHKASSRLTLLQAIGSIGTTVAPIVGTAFLLSSKNVMDSNLPIQIQYAVIALVLVLIAYVVSRLSMPELNNNVSYDTNGEFSLIGNPSLLFGVIGIFMYVGAEVSIGTFLTNYISDTLQIGVDDANFFVAIYWGSMIVGRILGAYLLNSCRPALMLIFCSFTSIILILLSLATKGEIAVWSMALIGLFNSVLFAIVFSLSIKGLGKYANRASGYLSTAIVGGAIVTYLQGYVKDRYNWEMAYMIPAFCYLYLLAFGIYQIKLIFKDEK; encoded by the coding sequence ATGGCATTGATTGGAATGCAAGACACCAGTCTATCTTCAAATGAAACATATAATCGGCAATCATATTTTCCTGCACTATGTTCATTAGGCGTTCTATATTTTTTAATGGGTTTTATTACCTGTTTAAATGATTCATTGGTTCCTTATTTTAGAAATCGGTTTAATTTAAGTTATGCTGATTCTTCCTTGGTACAGTTTTACTTTTTCCTTACTTACGGAATTGTTTCAATACCATCGGGCAGGCTTGTTTCAAGGATAGGTTATAGGACAGGTATTACCCTGGGTTTTTGTATTACTGCTGCCGGGGCAATTCTTTTTATACCAGCTACTCTATTGGATAATTATAATTATTTCTTGGTAGCCCTTTTTGTAATGGCAGTAGGAGTTGTTTTGCTTCAGGTAACCGCTAATCCTTATGCTGCTATCCTTGGTCCCGCTCATAAAGCTTCTTCTCGTCTCACCCTATTGCAGGCAATAGGTTCAATTGGAACGACAGTTGCGCCAATAGTTGGAACAGCTTTCCTACTTTCTTCCAAGAATGTAATGGATTCTAATCTGCCAATACAAATTCAGTATGCAGTGATTGCATTAGTATTGGTTCTTATTGCCTATGTAGTATCAAGGCTTAGTATGCCTGAGTTGAATAATAATGTTTCATATGACACAAATGGTGAGTTTTCTCTAATAGGGAATCCATCTTTATTATTCGGTGTAATTGGTATATTTATGTATGTTGGTGCAGAAGTCTCAATTGGAACATTCCTTACCAATTATATCTCTGACACTTTGCAAATCGGAGTAGATGATGCCAATTTCTTTGTGGCTATATATTGGGGTAGCATGATTGTTGGCAGAATTTTGGGTGCTTATCTTTTGAATTCATGCAGACCAGCGCTTATGCTCATCTTCTGTTCTTTCACTTCTATTATATTGATATTGCTTTCTTTGGCTACGAAGGGAGAAATAGCTGTTTGGAGCATGGCACTTATTGGGCTTTTTAATTCTGTTTTATTTGCAATTGTGTTTTCATTATCCATAAAGGGATTAGGTAAGTATGCGAATCGGGCATCCGGATATCTTTCTACTGCAATCGTTGGAGGAGCAATTGTGACTTACTTACAAGGCTATGTAAAGGATCGATATAATTGGGAGATGGCGTATATGATTCCTGCATTTTGCTACTTGTATCTTCTTGCATTTGGTATTTATCAGATAAAATTAATTTTCAAAGATGAAAAATAG
- a CDS encoding alpha/beta hydrolase family esterase — protein MKNSIASDGMVSISFVLVVALFMSLFTPFNVYADVISDSVVIDGHMRHFHYLKPVHSNKVKSLVFVLHGSGGTGQSMMNYTKELEARAATEGLLLVYPDGYNRFWNECRKNANTTPNLFNIREELFFNYMIDYFSKRFKASKSNVFAIGFSGGGHMAYKLALTMPKKIKAISAIVASLPDLSNMDCVVSNKPVPVMVINGTNDATNPYQGGEINLLPVKFGKVRSTESTVEYWVSLANCQQPPSLTVLPDIDTADGKRIERYTYLKNGKPFVEFLKVINGEHSYPGDIDVYVTSWEFFRLHLN, from the coding sequence ATGAAAAATAGTATTGCTTCAGATGGCATGGTGTCCATTTCATTTGTTTTGGTTGTTGCTTTATTTATGAGTCTTTTTACCCCATTCAATGTTTACGCTGATGTGATTTCTGATTCAGTTGTAATTGATGGTCATATGCGCCATTTTCATTATTTGAAACCGGTTCACAGTAACAAGGTAAAGTCACTTGTTTTTGTGTTGCATGGGTCAGGTGGAACTGGTCAGTCTATGATGAATTACACAAAAGAGTTGGAGGCGCGAGCTGCTACTGAAGGCTTACTTTTAGTTTATCCTGATGGATATAATAGATTCTGGAATGAATGCCGTAAGAATGCAAACACCACGCCTAATTTATTTAACATTAGAGAGGAATTATTTTTTAATTATATGATTGATTATTTCTCTAAAAGGTTTAAAGCTTCAAAATCTAATGTGTTCGCCATTGGTTTTTCAGGGGGTGGACATATGGCATATAAACTGGCGTTAACCATGCCAAAAAAGATTAAGGCTATTAGTGCAATTGTTGCGAGTTTACCTGACCTGTCCAATATGGATTGTGTCGTTTCAAATAAGCCTGTTCCGGTAATGGTAATTAATGGTACGAATGATGCCACCAATCCATATCAAGGAGGTGAAATTAATTTATTGCCTGTAAAATTTGGAAAGGTTCGATCAACCGAGTCAACCGTTGAATACTGGGTGAGTTTAGCAAATTGCCAACAGCCTCCATCCCTTACTGTATTACCGGATATTGACACCGCTGACGGAAAACGCATTGAGCGGTATACCTATTTAAAGAATGGAAAGCCATTTGTTGAGTTTTTAAAAGTGATTAATGGTGAGCATAGTTATCCTGGAGATATAGATGTATATGTCACAAGTTGGGAGTTTTTTCGATTACATTTAAATTAA